A region from the Brachyspira hampsonii genome encodes:
- a CDS encoding AsmA family protein: protein MKNFFKKKEKTETSSEQENNQKKRRFKKRYIPLILLFLIVIGIAGARIYFNNERMKNLIENIVYSATDRKLEIGDFKYGLLFPKIEMSNVILYNSANFNNEENIKIDNFRLKFSLFSLFFLKLHVQDLTIDNLYVYMFTDESGNWNLPDMPPSEPKVEDTNKEPFDFSKLDFLKLKADVENIRINNLAFKADSKSFLTNVPNNGLIASLSNYNLHLDLHTKRFSLSQVMGISAPEALKDIYLKSFISNSLAYNDSSIFFNDNPLFNLDVSYPKNEDGTENKDEIIITFDFEIDDPNFSYNGKKRDDMQFAAHFLARYNIRNQSVSIENLSSELLNDEILKVIASANQIFSGNIGVNLDTLYARLNLDKINSLASMFVPSLGISMSGMVNVDADKSSGNINNLTNTINFVLDKINFSMGDTIAVNNLNSKTKLNFTFNPNNISNEDIKLEHNTTIDRVTALKLYRLNNTDISLRLLSSLNGALGVVPAINDPNKKSDTVLYIDNVSSKYINSDIKVNGAVKFDDPTDLNISVTSLPIANFSGGLARGSLNLDVHVFGEMINDINTTVNGIIRNFSYNLSGEVSSTATAKLNVLANADLISQDVKVSELNLDLDNFLNFRSNLDLEGLGLKRGFVNISTFRIAPYAMKNWLSTKFAEILDSLPFEDDIKMTSALGYDLSLEDKFATVTNFSTFYVTEKQYKLQDVTMKIDTDVSFGDNLYANIRQFNLQSPANKLLVYVDGYFTPIIKNANLNYELGLDTDALYLPFGIEIGGLFNVNGNLRNNIADGIFKTDKFFANMDSPDKMSIVLRGLTSNIDYHFDLTPTDNEVVATATRYTPLIEQIPNVFFEQLRVYLKIPPFIDDSIRIRDFSSSVKVQGHGLTIQDLKSSLYIGGEKFDDNLFLTSISNNTAPRRGAIHLPWLNVDLGSFNTSTIKYDMRVLASDINFKYLLAPENREKINDEKLLVNLTADIAGVGVSPLNNIKPTTFFVGISKMSTEFSKFLIEMIRPINPGISTVENIVQFGYDPNSVEFSISANKVFTTFYFRDQNLDKPNQQKQQLIAFEGDKFGLEPMPFSDVISYLEGGN from the coding sequence ATGAAGAATTTTTTTAAGAAAAAAGAAAAAACTGAAACATCATCAGAACAAGAAAATAATCAGAAAAAAAGAAGATTTAAAAAGAGATATATACCTCTAATACTTCTTTTTTTGATTGTTATAGGTATTGCAGGAGCTAGAATATATTTTAATAATGAAAGAATGAAAAATCTTATTGAAAATATAGTGTATTCTGCTACTGATAGAAAATTGGAAATAGGTGATTTCAAATACGGATTATTATTTCCAAAAATAGAGATGAGCAATGTCATTCTTTATAATTCAGCTAATTTTAATAATGAGGAAAATATAAAGATAGATAATTTTAGATTAAAATTTTCTCTTTTTTCTTTATTCTTTTTGAAGCTTCATGTTCAGGATTTAACTATAGATAATTTATATGTTTATATGTTTACAGATGAAAGCGGAAATTGGAATTTGCCGGATATGCCTCCGTCTGAGCCTAAAGTAGAAGATACTAATAAAGAGCCTTTCGATTTCAGCAAACTTGATTTTTTAAAATTAAAAGCTGATGTAGAAAATATCAGAATAAATAATTTAGCATTTAAAGCAGACAGTAAATCATTTTTAACTAATGTACCTAATAATGGACTTATAGCGAGTTTAAGTAATTATAATCTTCATTTAGATTTGCATACAAAAAGATTCTCATTGTCTCAAGTAATGGGAATATCTGCACCGGAGGCTTTAAAAGATATTTATTTAAAAAGTTTCATAAGCAATAGTTTGGCTTATAATGACAGCAGTATTTTCTTTAATGATAATCCTTTATTTAATTTAGATGTTTCCTATCCTAAGAATGAAGATGGTACAGAAAATAAAGATGAAATAATAATAACATTCGATTTTGAAATAGATGATCCTAATTTCAGCTATAACGGCAAAAAACGAGATGATATGCAGTTTGCGGCACATTTTCTTGCTAGATACAATATAAGAAATCAGAGTGTATCTATAGAGAATTTATCTTCAGAGCTTTTAAATGATGAGATATTAAAAGTTATAGCATCTGCCAATCAAATATTCAGCGGAAATATAGGTGTTAATTTAGATACTTTATATGCAAGACTTAATTTAGATAAAATAAATAGTTTAGCATCTATGTTTGTACCTTCTTTAGGTATTAGTATGAGCGGTATGGTTAATGTTGATGCTGATAAAAGCAGCGGTAATATAAATAATTTAACTAATACAATAAATTTTGTATTGGATAAAATAAATTTCTCTATGGGAGACACTATAGCAGTTAATAATCTTAATTCAAAAACAAAATTGAATTTTACTTTTAATCCTAATAACATTTCAAATGAAGATATAAAATTGGAGCATAACACTACTATTGATAGAGTAACTGCATTAAAATTGTATAGATTAAATAATACAGATATATCATTAAGACTTTTATCATCTTTGAATGGAGCATTAGGAGTTGTTCCGGCTATTAATGATCCTAATAAAAAAAGCGATACAGTTCTTTATATTGATAATGTATCTTCAAAATATATTAATTCTGATATAAAGGTTAATGGAGCTGTAAAATTCGATGATCCTACAGATTTGAATATAAGTGTAACATCATTGCCTATTGCTAATTTTTCAGGAGGGCTTGCAAGAGGTTCGCTTAATTTAGATGTTCATGTTTTTGGAGAGATGATAAATGATATAAATACTACAGTAAACGGCATCATAAGAAATTTCTCTTATAATTTAAGCGGGGAAGTTTCTTCTACAGCTACAGCTAAACTTAATGTTCTTGCCAATGCAGATCTGATTAGTCAGGATGTTAAGGTTTCAGAGCTTAATTTAGATTTGGATAATTTTCTTAATTTTAGATCCAATCTTGATTTAGAAGGTTTAGGATTAAAAAGAGGTTTTGTTAATATATCAACTTTTAGAATAGCTCCTTATGCTATGAAAAATTGGCTGTCTACTAAATTTGCTGAGATTCTTGACAGTCTGCCTTTTGAAGATGATATAAAAATGACTAGTGCTTTGGGATATGATTTGTCATTAGAGGATAAATTTGCAACAGTTACAAATTTCAGTACATTTTATGTAACAGAAAAGCAATATAAACTTCAAGATGTTACTATGAAAATAGACACCGATGTTAGTTTCGGAGATAATTTATATGCTAATATTAGACAGTTTAATTTGCAAAGTCCTGCTAATAAATTATTAGTGTATGTTGATGGATACTTTACTCCAATTATAAAAAATGCTAATTTAAATTATGAATTAGGTTTAGACACTGATGCCCTTTATCTTCCTTTTGGAATAGAAATAGGCGGATTATTCAATGTTAATGGTAATTTGAGAAATAATATAGCAGATGGTATTTTTAAAACAGATAAATTCTTTGCTAATATGGATTCTCCTGATAAAATGTCAATAGTATTGAGAGGATTAACTTCAAATATAGACTATCATTTTGATTTGACTCCTACAGATAATGAGGTAGTTGCTACAGCCACCAGATATACGCCTCTTATAGAGCAAATTCCAAATGTATTTTTTGAGCAATTAAGAGTATATTTAAAAATACCTCCGTTTATAGATGACAGTATTAGAATAAGAGATTTTTCTTCTTCTGTTAAAGTTCAGGGACATGGACTTACTATACAGGATTTGAAATCATCTTTATATATAGGCGGTGAAAAATTTGATGATAATTTATTTTTAACTTCAATATCAAATAATACAGCACCAAGAAGGGGAGCTATACATTTGCCTTGGCTTAATGTAGATTTGGGAAGCTTCAATACAAGCACTATTAAATATGATATGCGTGTTTTAGCTAGTGATATAAACTTTAAATACCTGCTTGCTCCTGAAAATAGAGAAAAAATTAATGATGAAAAATTATTGGTTAATCTTACAGCGGATATAGCCGGAGTTGGTGTAAGTCCTTTAAATAATATAAAACCTACTACATTTTTTGTAGGTATAAGCAAAATGTCTACAGAGTTTTCTAAATTCTTGATAGAGATGATAAGACCTATTAACCCCGGTATATCTACAGTCGAAAACATAGTACAATTCGGTTATGATCCTAATTCAGTGGAGTTTAGTATATCTGCAAATAAAGTGTTTACTACATTCTATTTTAGAGATCAAAACTTAGATAAGCCTAATCAGCAGAAGCAGCAGCTTATAGCATTTGAAGGCGATAAATTCGGACTTGAGCCTATGCCTTTCTCTGATGTTATTTCATATTTAGAGGGCGGAAATTAA
- a CDS encoding peptidase: protein MKKIGFVLIINIMMILLSCSSSQYKLEKKSGGNNTFETAQKINKDGIIGQLEGDNTDYYYFTFDGKASIIDFYVSNSTYSPVIMTIYDYNTNIIKVINEPDEIPYTDTNSIKNDIDTNETVISNNNQNKKEEEMIYTTQVMKNIYFETSQNNTEENKYYISISPKDTVKENLDYMFIIKKRDYKESDEKEPNDKISASQIIDVNSENRLYTIEGYYSQIYNPTLKTGDLKNMEVDAYKITNSSFNTYSISIELSGVPAIDASIRLYDQKGNWITMKDINNTGDGEIVDKLILYPYMSYYFILASTNDVNNIPYRVSIIAKPYDKYTEHEPNNKYSEAQTIEFNQTYKGAIDYSYDRDYYSFSIPIKSSVKLSYFLIDSQAINISISNDILGKIVTMPQTDDEYEISLSQGRYYLIFERDLTKEGWKKGISKARNYEFNMSISNEISGDYNYGYDFYNNTNTYETDYYNYSNNYLNDNNIPEEQFEENLESNFNNTNNVIIIRPEDYNSEYYYYSNEEETNNAENTNENIYRYNDDYYYDNSQDNTYYYEDNTYYEDSTYYNNNGF, encoded by the coding sequence ATGAAGAAAATTGGTTTTGTATTAATTATTAATATAATGATGATTTTATTATCCTGCAGTTCTTCTCAATATAAATTGGAAAAGAAATCAGGCGGCAATAATACTTTTGAAACCGCTCAGAAAATTAATAAAGATGGTATAATAGGACAGCTGGAAGGCGATAATACGGATTATTATTATTTTACTTTTGACGGAAAGGCAAGCATTATAGATTTTTATGTTTCAAATTCTACATATTCTCCTGTTATAATGACTATATATGATTATAATACTAATATTATAAAAGTAATAAATGAACCTGATGAAATACCATATACTGATACAAATTCTATTAAAAATGATATTGATACTAATGAAACAGTAATAAGCAATAATAATCAAAATAAAAAAGAAGAAGAAATGATATATACTACTCAAGTTATGAAAAATATATATTTTGAAACTTCTCAAAATAATACTGAAGAAAATAAGTATTACATATCAATATCTCCTAAAGACACTGTAAAAGAAAATCTTGATTACATGTTTATAATTAAAAAAAGAGATTATAAAGAAAGCGATGAGAAAGAGCCTAATGATAAAATTTCTGCATCTCAGATTATAGATGTTAATAGTGAAAACAGACTATATACAATAGAAGGATACTATAGCCAAATTTATAATCCTACCTTAAAAACAGGTGATTTGAAAAATATGGAAGTAGATGCCTATAAAATAACTAATAGTTCTTTTAATACATATTCAATTTCCATAGAACTTTCAGGAGTTCCTGCCATAGATGCAAGCATAAGATTATATGATCAGAAAGGAAATTGGATAACCATGAAAGATATTAACAATACAGGAGATGGGGAAATAGTTGATAAACTTATACTTTATCCTTATATGTCATATTATTTTATATTGGCTTCTACTAATGATGTTAATAATATACCATACAGAGTAAGCATTATAGCTAAGCCTTATGATAAATATACAGAACATGAACCTAATAATAAATATTCAGAGGCTCAAACTATAGAGTTTAATCAAACATACAAAGGAGCTATAGATTATTCTTATGACAGAGATTATTACAGTTTCAGCATACCTATTAAGTCAAGTGTTAAACTTTCTTATTTTCTGATAGATTCTCAGGCTATTAATATAAGTATTTCTAATGATATATTGGGTAAAATTGTTACTATGCCGCAGACAGATGATGAGTATGAGATAAGTTTATCTCAGGGAAGGTATTATCTTATATTTGAAAGAGATTTGACTAAAGAAGGCTGGAAGAAAGGAATTTCAAAGGCTAGAAACTATGAATTTAATATGAGCATATCAAATGAGATAAGCGGTGATTATAATTACGGATATGATTTCTATAATAATACAAATACTTATGAAACAGATTATTATAATTATAGTAATAATTATTTAAATGATAATAATATTCCTGAAGAACAGTTTGAAGAGAATTTGGAAAGTAATTTCAATAATACTAATAATGTTATAATTATAAGACCGGAAGATTATAATTCTGAATATTATTATTACAGTAATGAAGAAGAAACCAACAATGCTGAAAATACTAATGAAAATATATACAGGTATAATGATGATTATTATTATGATAATAGTCAGGATAATACATATTATTATGAAGATAACACATATTATGAAGATAGTACATATTATAATAATAATGGCTTTTAA
- a CDS encoding STAS domain-containing protein, producing MAIEFNNEYISIVMEANLSAPEEIKSFTEDSNEACNIRMPVVVLDMKNVKEINSAGIAKILKLYKNLQSLKVKLFMTNLDESIKPTMKSLMMFSLIKYFDDPKDFTI from the coding sequence TTGGCTATAGAATTTAATAATGAATACATATCTATAGTTATGGAAGCTAACCTATCTGCTCCCGAAGAAATAAAATCTTTTACAGAAGATTCTAATGAAGCATGCAATATAAGAATGCCTGTAGTAGTATTAGATATGAAAAATGTTAAAGAAATTAACAGTGCGGGAATAGCTAAAATACTTAAGCTTTATAAAAATCTTCAATCTCTAAAAGTAAAATTATTTATGACAAATTTAGATGAATCTATTAAACCTACCATGAAAAGTTTAATGATGTTTAGTTTAATAAAATATTTTGATGATCCTAAAGATTTCACTATATAA